Within Citrus sinensis cultivar Valencia sweet orange chromosome 1, DVS_A1.0, whole genome shotgun sequence, the genomic segment GAGAAGTACAGCCTTCGCGATATGATGTTGAAACAATCAAGCACATCTAACAgcatttttagttaattaattaattgagtaGTTCCGTAACACATCTAACAacattttgggttttttttaaaacaatttattttttaaaatagctTCTCTTTAACaaccaaaaaaggaaaaatctcTCTATTCAACAATCAACAATATTTCCAAGTAATCATTACAGGTCagcaaacaattaaattaatacaacATAATTTCTGCTTCTTGACAAcaaatttatacaaattttaatcCCGTGAAACACGTACACTATTTGAGGAGTTGCtgccgaaaaaaaaaagaaaaaaaaaagaaagaaagaaagaaaaagaaatcgctaaagaataattaaattcagTAGCAATaaattaagggaaaaaaagagagaaatacCCGGAATAGAAATTGGCAACATTTGCTGTTAAtgtcttattaattaatttgccaCCTTATCTTCCTCGTTTTCTTCGGTAAGCTACAACAGCGTTGCCGTTGTAATAGCcatcaatccaatccaattccTTAACTCATTAATGCTGTCATTAACCAACAAAATCCACCAcataattaacattaattcaCAAATTAAACTCTCTCAAACCTCTCTCTCTTGTTAGAATAATGCACATCTTCTCTCCTCCGCTGTCTATCCCGCCAGGTATCTAACGAAGAAAGATATTTAACCccagctagctagctagcagCTGCCCTCCCCACTTTCTTCATTTAATGACCCACCAAGCCCGCCGGGATTCTTTTCCCGGCCAGCTCGCCGGCCCTGCCACTGCGGACTCCGACCTCGCCTGGCCCTTTGGCAAGCTTGAAGGGATTGATTCTGATGACATCCGTGAGACCGCTTACGAGGTCTTTTTCACTTCATGCAGGTCTTCTCCAGGGTTTGGTGGACGTAATGCTATAAGCTTTTATTCCTCAcatgacaataataataataacggcGGTGGTGACGGGGGAGTCGGAGGAGGCGGTGGTACCGGGTCCGGGTCACCGACTGCTAGGGTTAACGGTGGCGGGGTGGTTCAGATGACGCCAACCAGCCGGGTCAAACGGGCCTTGGGACTCAAAATGTTGAAGAGATCGCCATGCAGGAGAATGTCCAGTGTTGGTGCCTCATCCAATAACCCAACTTCGCCAGGCTCCCATGCACCTAATAATCATGTGCACAATAATAGTAACAATAACTTTGGTCACGGGCATGGACACGGTGGGACTAGCCCCGCCGGGAACGCGAATAATTACTCCACCGTGCCACCTCTGTCTAGACCGAGACGGCCGTTGACGTCCGCGGAGATCATGAGGCAACAAATGAAGGTGACAGAGCAGAGTGACAACAGGCTGAGGAAGACTCTCATGAGAACCCTTGTTGGCCAAGTACgtaaacatttataatttgcaTATATGCATGTGCATGCATGAGGAGTCAGTCATTTATGTTTCCTTATCTTATTATCTTGCATGccagaattaaattaattcttctATACCACTATTGTACATACAACCAATCAAGAGAGTTAAGCACAAGAATATCCCGCTGAATTGGAGAATCTCTATATTCtaataaatctattaaatttctccctataatttataatttctgttCTTGTAAGTCAAAGGTCTTTGTCATCTGTCGctttaaatgaaatttctagCTCCCTCCGAACCATTGTCATCTTTTCATGTTTAAACAGATGGGACGGAGAGCGGAGACTATAATTCTTCCACTAGAGCTGCTCCGGCATCTAAAACCATCAGAATTCAATGATGGACACGAGTACCATCTATGGCAGAGGCGCCAACTCAAAATCCTCGAAGCCGGTCTCCTCCAACACCCATCAGTCCCAATAGACAAATCCAACAACTTCGCTATACGTCTTCGAGAAATCGTCCGCGCAAGCGAGACAAAACCTATAGACACCGGCAAGAATTCGGACACAATGCGAGCATTATGCAACAGTGTCGTTTCTTTATCTTGGAGAAGCGCCAATGGCACTCCCACCGATGTTTGCCACTGGGCTGATGGCTTTCCCCTCAATGTCCACCTCTACATAGCTCTGCTTCAATCCATATTCGATTTCAGAGACGAGACATTAGTCCTTGATGAGGTTGATGAGCTTTTGGAGCTGATGAAGAAGACATGGTCGACCCTGGGGATCAATAGGCCAATACACAATGTCTGTTTCACATGGGTTTTGTTTCAACAATACGTTGTGACTTCTCTATCAGAGCCTGATCTTTTATGCGCGGCGCATACTATGTTAGCGGAGTTGGCCAATGATGCTAAGAAGCCAGATAGAGAGGCGATTTATGTGAGAATGTTGTCGTCCGTTCTGGCCTCGATGCAAGGGTGGGCGGAGAAAAGGTTGCTTAGGtatcatgattattttcatagAGGCACCGTTGGACAAATTGAGAACCTTCTTCCTTTAGCTTTATTGGCATCAAAGATTTTGGGTGAAGATGTAAGCATTACTGAAGGTGGGCTTGAGAGAGGAGATACAAAAGTGGTGATGGATTCAACCGGTGATCGTGTTGATCATTATATTCGTTCCTCAGTGAAAAATGCCTTCACTAATGTAACCTAATGCCAATGAGTTCAAGgggttattattttttcttttgattcttgTTAGAATATGTTCTTTATGTTTGCATTGTTTGTATGTTTGATTGCAGCAGATTATTGAGAATGGGAACCTGAGGACTGAAGATAGCGATGGGAACGATTTAGGGGAAACAGGAGCTTTACTTCAACTAGCTAAAGAAGCAGAGGATTTGGCATTGAGAGAGAGGGAATGTTTCAGTCCAATACTTAAGAGATGGCACTCGATTGCAGCTGGGGTTGCGGCTGTCACATTGCACCAATGCTATGGGGCAGTGTTGAAGCAGTATCTGGCTGAGACGGGGACACTTAAAAATGATACCGTTGATGTGCTGCAAAGAGCTGGAAAGCTTGAAAAAGTTTTAGTCCAAATGGTGGTTGAAGACTCTGCTGAGTGCGATGATGGAGGGAAAGGCATTGTCAGAGAGATGATTCCATATGAAGTTGATTCGATCATATTAAGACAATTGAGATTGTGGATTCAAGAGAGAATAAATAGAGGGAAAGAATGTTATCTCAGAGCTAAAGAATCAGAAGTATGTGCTTAATTTTAC encodes:
- the LOC102617334 gene encoding protein unc-13 homolog yields the protein MTHQARRDSFPGQLAGPATADSDLAWPFGKLEGIDSDDIRETAYEVFFTSCRSSPGFGGRNAISFYSSHDNNNNNGGGDGGVGGGGGTGSGSPTARVNGGGVVQMTPTSRVKRALGLKMLKRSPCRRMSSVGASSNNPTSPGSHAPNNHVHNNSNNNFGHGHGHGGTSPAGNANNYSTVPPLSRPRRPLTSAEIMRQQMKVTEQSDNRLRKTLMRTLVGQMGRRAETIILPLELLRHLKPSEFNDGHEYHLWQRRQLKILEAGLLQHPSVPIDKSNNFAIRLREIVRASETKPIDTGKNSDTMRALCNSVVSLSWRSANGTPTDVCHWADGFPLNVHLYIALLQSIFDFRDETLVLDEVDELLELMKKTWSTLGINRPIHNVCFTWVLFQQYVVTSLSEPDLLCAAHTMLAELANDAKKPDREAIYVRMLSSVLASMQGWAEKRLLRYHDYFHRGTVGQIENLLPLALLASKILGEDVSITEGGLERGDTKVVMDSTGDRVDHYIRSSVKNAFTNIIENGNLRTEDSDGNDLGETGALLQLAKEAEDLALRERECFSPILKRWHSIAAGVAAVTLHQCYGAVLKQYLAETGTLKNDTVDVLQRAGKLEKVLVQMVVEDSAECDDGGKGIVREMIPYEVDSIILRQLRLWIQERINRGKECYLRAKESETWNPKSKSEPYAQSAVELMRHAKDTVDDFFEIPIGITDDLVHDLADGLQQLFREYTTFVASCGARQSYLPTLPPLTRCNRDSKFSKLWKKASPCTVAVEDVQQINGSNEGHHPRPSTSRGTQRLYIRLNTLHYLVSHIHSLDKTLSLSPKIVPSSRSRFANHRRHTNSNSYFEHATNAIQSACQHVSEVAAYRLIFLDSNSVFYESLYVGDVANARVRPALRTLKQNLTLLSAILTDKAQALAIKEVMKASFEAFLMVLLAGGSSRVFYRSDHEMIEEDFDSLKRVFCTCGEGLIVEDVVDREAETVDGVIGLMGQQTEQLIEDFTILSCETSGIGVVGTGQKLPMPPTTGRWNRADPNTILRVLCHRNDRAANQFLKKSFQLAKRR